In the genome of Calothrix sp. PCC 6303, the window GAAATTCAAGAAATTTCCTGCCCTCGTTTCCGCTACGGTTTACCCAGCTACTACATTATTGCCCCCTGTGAAGCTTCCGCAAACTTGGCACGCTACGACGGTGTAAAATATGGTTTCCGCGCCGAAGATGCCGAAAACCTCCTTTCGATGTATACCCGTACCCGTGCCGCTGGCTTTGGCGCTGAAGTCAAACGCCGAATTATGATTGGTACCTATGCATTATCTGCGGGTTACTACGACGCTTATTATCTCCAAGCCCAAAAAGTGCGAACACTAATTAAGCAAGACTTTGAAAACGCTTTTGGGCAAGTTGACATCTTGATTTCCCCCACAGCACCTAGCACCGCATTTAAAACCGGAGAAAAAACCACAGATCCCCTAAGCATGTACCTCATTGACTTGATGACAATTCCTGTCAACTTAGCCGGTTTACCAGCTATAAGTGTTCCTTGCGGCTTTGATAGTCAAGGAATGCCCATTGGTTTACAGTTAATTGGTAATGTTCTCAAAGAAGAGCAATTACTTCAAGTTGCTTACGCCTATGAGCAATCAACCGATTGGCACTCAAAGTCACCCAAAATCATTTAAGTGATTTTGCTCAATTCCCCACGGCTCTATAGCCTGGGGATGGATAGCAACAGATTTTAATAAACGGCTTCAACCTAGCCTTTTTCAAACCCATTAAATTAAAATACTCAGTATAAAACTAGAAGTATTATTTTAGCGTGAAAAACAAACAAAAATACTGTATTTATATCATCGATTATTTCAAATCCAAACCGATTGAGCTACCTAAGATTACCATCCTCGTAGATAATGGCTATCACCCTGATAAGCTTACCCAGGCTCTGGAGCAGATTTACCCTCAAATTATGACCAAAATTCAATTTGAACTCTCACCCAAGCCATCGAAAGCCGAAAAAGAAGCCAATGGAAAATCTGGATTTGTTCCTGTAGCCGCTAGATGGGTAATCGAAAGGTCAAACGCTTGGGTAGAGCGATGTAAAAGTTTAGTCAAAAATTTTGACCGGACACTCGCTCGTGCCAATGCCAAGCTCAAGCTTTATTTTATCAGATTGATGCTCAGAAGACTAGCTAATAGCTAGAAAAAAGATATCAAATGGGTTCTATACGCTAACGCAGATTTTCTAGGGCGTGTCATCAGTTGAGCCAAACTACAGTAGCAGCAAGGTAAATTGCACCCAGAAAGTTGACTTTGAGTTTGTCGTAGCGGGTGGCGATAGCACGGTATTGCTTGAGTTTGGCAAAAAAGTTTTCGATTAAGTGACGGGCTTTGTACAAGTCTGTATCGTAATCGCGCGGATTAGTACGGTTACGTTTGGAGGGAATGACGGCAGTCTTAGCTTGCGCTTCCAAAACCTCAATGACTCGTGCGTCAGCATCGTATCCTTTATCTGCCAATATTGTGTCAGCCTTCGTCTGGGGCAGCAGCACATCCGCACCATCGAGGTCACAGGCTTGTCCTGGTGTCAGATGAAAGAGTAAAGGGGTTACCCAAAGCGTCCACCACTGCATGTATCTTTGTACTCAACCCGCCTTTACTACGTCCAATTGCTTGACTGTCTGCATCCCCAAGGCACGTTTCCGGGGGCAGTTGCCCCCGGAAAGCTGCCGCCCCTTTACGCCCGCACTGTGTTGGTGGGCGCGGACAATTGTAGAATCGATCATCGCATACTCGTTGTCTGCTTCTTGGGCTAACACCTCAAATACTCGTTGCCACACCCCACTTTTACTCCATCGACTAAACCGAGTATGTACGACTCGGAAATCCCCAAACCTTTCAGGTAAGTCCCGCCACGGGATACCAGCTCGATATCGATAGATATAATACAGCTTCCACAAACAGCTTATTGTCTTTGGCTGTCCCACCAACATGACCTTCTCGTCCTGGTAATAGGTCTTTTATCCTCTCCCACTGATCATCTCGTAGGGCATAACGGCGGCTTGTCATGGCGAGCAAATCCTTGTAGTTTGGTCGATTTTTACTTTACTTTATCTTTCTTTACATTAACTGATGACACGCCCTAACTAAAATCAATGAAATGATAAAACTTAAGTAGTATTTAACACATTGTTGCTTTCATGCCTACATCCCTAACATCAAGCGAGCCTGGAAAAATATCGCTCAAGGGAGTGGATAATTTAGGGGATAAGTTTTCATCAAACACTAATTTCATGCTGATAAGGTCGAAATCATCAGCCGACGTTCACGGTCAGCCGCATAAGCAATACAAGCTTTTATATCTTCTCGCGTTAAAGAGTATAATGGTACAGAGCGAAGACATAGTAGTTTTTATGTTGGCTTATATGCTCAAACTTGGGTAAATTTCCAGCATATTTGTATAGAATTAACTACAGAATTAATGATATTAAATACTAATAAGCGGAGTATTATCAACAAGGTCTAAGAGCTATGAAGCTTATAGAATCTATGTTTTAGCTGATTTCGTCGTCCCCTCAGAGCTTCATGAGAAAATTCTCATGTTAGATCAAGATAAGTCGTATTATAATATACTCTTAACCTAAATTTAACTATAAAAATAGGAATCAAATAGAAATTTTGTTGGCGTAGTCTGCATAGTCTGCGCTCAGAATGTTCTGCATTTTAGGGTGTATTGTGACGTAAATGCGAAGCAGCTTCCGTATAGGATAGTCAATTTTCGATTTTCACTGAGTATTTTACTTAGGGCATCTTGCATCTATCGAGAACGCGATCGCAAAACAATAAATTATCTTCATTGCATCTACCTGATTAATTTCATCTCAAATAAACAAATTATAAGGTAGTCTTCAATATTAAAAATGGTTAATAATAAAATGATAGAAGAAGAGTTCTCACACAAATTAGTAGAGGCAGGATTGATTAGCGAAGAGCAATTAAGAGAGGCAATCAAGCAAAATCAAATCAGCGGTAAGCACCTGGAAGAAATTTTTATCGATCGAGGTTGGATAAAACCGGAAACAATTATCTATCTCAAAAATAATTCTATTTATTCGGAATTGCAAAATCAAGATGCAAAATTACAAGCGAATTCAACTAATAATTTACTTCATTTTAACTTTTCCCCAAAACTTGTTTTTGGAATCATGTTGAAAATTATCAGTTTCTTCGTTGTCACCCATCTGATCACGCAAATTATCAAAAAAATCACTCCCGATTTCTTTTTACGAGATGGTATATCGAATCTATTTTATCTCGATTCAGAATTAACCTTTCCTGCAGTTTATTCTGCCTTGGCACTACTATTTGCAGCCATGATTCTCGGCACTATCGCTTATCTTAAAAAGAGGATGAATGACTCCTATATTTACTATTGGCAATGGCTGGGAGTTATATTTTTATTTCTCTCTTTTGATGAATTAGTAAGTCTGCATGAAAAAATGATGAACCCAGTGAAGGCTTTGCATAAGACGAGTGGGTTTCTATACTTTGCTTGGGTTATTCCCGGTAGTATTGGAGTATTAATCTTTTTACTAATATTTTTGAAGTTTATTATCAATCTTCCTCATAAAACCAGAAACCACTTTTTAATTGCAGGATGTATTTATCTATCTGGTTGTATTGGCTGCGAGCTAATTGGTGGTTATATTGTCGATAATCAAGGTAGTTTTACTTCTTATTTAGCTATAATGACCTTAGAAGAATCCTTAGAGATGCTTGGAATTGCCGTCTTTATTTACGGTCTTTTATCTCATATTAGTAATTACACAAAAGGCGCTATTTTACAAATTCAAATTCCTGCTAAAAAAAATAATTTATCCAACTCTCAACTGAAAAGTGAGAGTTTTTAGGTCTCTTGAAATTGCCAATCCCAGTTTTTCATTAGGAGCATCGACTTTTGAAAGAAACATAATTCTTATACTCCAAAAAACCTCGTATACGGTTGACATAAAAAAGTCTATTCGCCGAAAGTGGATGCTCCCTTTTCATGTACCTCAAAAATACAATTGTCAAATCTTCGATGGTAGGGAGATTAGGGTTTTATTCTCTGCTTGTAAAATAAAAACTGCAATGTACCCAATTAGTAACGTAACCTTTCACACTTACCCCTACTTCTCACCTATAAATCAGGGGTTTCGAGCATTCTACTATAAACTGAGGCGACCGTTGCCATCCGTTTGAAATTACGTTTTTCTCCCTTAGTTAATCGTAGACGCTTCCATATACCACCTCCAAAAATTGACTCTGTGTTAAGAAACATGAGTCTGTCTTTTTTTGGGATTATTGCTTTAAAGCCTTTGATAACAATACTCTTGTTTCTACTCTTTATCAGAATACAGTATCATGACACGAGCCGCACCCAATCGATTAGTGACGCTTCTTGGTCACTGTTCCGCGAATGGGTTGAGTATTTTGGTAAAGTGTTTGGCGTGGTTACAGTTGCTCTGCAACCTCAGAATCCCCACCTACTACTTCGCAGAAGCAAGCTACAAGGAAGTAAGGTGGGGAGGATGTAAAACCATACTTCCAGCGGTTAGCGATTCGTCAAAATAAAATTGACAGACTACCAGTTAAGAACCGCTATAGTTGAAAAAACGAAACATATCTTGATAAGGAGCCATCGCTTCCTCATAGCGTCTCATAAATTCTTTGGGATCAAGGGGATCAGCAGCATTCGTCATGGAAATTATATTGTAATCTGATGAGCCAGATTCCTGATTCCAATATGGTGCTAACCGAGGTGTGACGACCGAAACTCCATTACTGGGAGATGTAGAACCATTATGATTAGGATCGAATGAAACCGTGTCTGTTTTGCTAACGTTTTCATCTTGGATTCTCGAAAGCTGAGAATTCACTACCCAGTTACTGCTAGAACTTTTTAGGTTTTCGTTACCAAAACCACTAGTATATTTCTCGCCAAAATAACCCTGCTGAGTTTCATTCCCAAAATTAGAGAATGGGAAATTATATCCATTAAACCCACTGAATATATCATCAAAATCAAATCCAGGATTATTGGATTCTGAAGAACTAACTGATGTTTCTGCGAGAATTTGTCTTACTTGTCCATCACTTAAATTGGGATTTGCACTTAGCATCAGCGCAACCACACCCGCAACATGGGGAGCAGCCATAGAAGTTCCGCTATAGGATGCATAATTATTGTTAGGTAGAGTTGAATAAATACTCACTCCTGGAGCTGTCACATAAGTTAATTGATTACTTCCAGCCCGATTTGAGAAGTTAGCCAAGCTACCATCCCTATCCACAGCACCAACTGCAACTCCATATTTATTTGCATAGCTAGCAGGATTAATTGGTGATGAACCCCCACTATTTCCTGCTGCCATTACGACAATTACACCTCTAGCACTAGCATATTCGATTGCTAATTCTAAAGTCTTACTACTAGCACCACCACCCAAACTCATATTAATTACTTTTGCTCCATTATCTACTGCATAGCGAATTCCACCAGCAATAGAATCGTAGGAGCCAGAACCTTCATCATCCAAAACTTTAACTGACATAATCTTGGCATCATAGGCAATACCAGTTAAACCTTTGTTATTTTTTTCAGCGGCAATCGTTCCAGAAACATGGGTACCATGTCCATCTTTATCTAAAGTATTGTTGTTATTACTATCGAAATTCCATCCGTAAATATCATCAACGTATCCATTACCATCATCATCAACACCATTATTTTCAATTTCTTTAGTGTTTTTCCAAATATTATTTTTTAAATCTTCGTGGTTATGATCAACCCCAGTATCTAATACTGCAACAATTACACCTTGACCTGTATATCCATTTGCCCATGCTTCCGGTGCCTTAACAGTATCTACACCCCAATAATCACCACCTAAATTGGGGGTATCTGCGAAAGTATCTTTACCCGCTGCTTTGGCAACAGCCGCCGCTGCATTAACTCCACCGTAACCAGTTTTAGAACTATACTGTTGTGTGGAAATGTCTGAATGGTGGCTGCTTCGAGAAGTATATCTTAAACTATATCCAGGGTTAATATTAAAGTTATCATTTAAAGATAAGTTCGTATAGTTTAAGGTTTTACTAACAGAGAAATTATCACCAGTATTATCTAATGTCATAGCTTTTTCCTCTGAAATATATTTCTATACAGCAGAAACCATTCACCTTGTTTTGATAAGATAAATATTTTCTATTTTATTTCTGCTATAAGAAATAATTACTATGAAAATAAATATTAAATTGCTATTATTTCTACAAAATAAATACAAGTTGCTGATTCTAAGGATATTTGGACACTATATTAAAAAATAAGTAATGAGTAATAAGTAATGAGTAATAAGTAATGAGTAATAAGTAATGAGTAATAAGTAATGAGTAATAAGTAATGAGTAATAAGTAATGAGTAATAAGTAATGAGTAATAAGTAATGAGTAATAAGTAATGAGTAATAAGTAATGAGTAATAAGTAATGAGTAATAAGTAATGAGTAATAAGTAATGAGTAATAAGTAATGAGTAATAAGTATGTTTTGTAATGGGGATTTAACAAGGCAGTTGATATGGGCATAAATATAACGGCATCTAAACAGCTATACTTTCTTATGGATTGTCCCTAGTGCCATTGGTGGATTTGGTAACTATTTAGTACCTTTGATGTTGGGTGCCAGGGATATGGCGTTTCCAAAGCTGAATGCGATCGCATTCTGGCTAAACCCCCCAGCTGGACTACTTTTACTTGGTAGCTTCTTCTTTGGTGGTTCCCAATCAGGTTGGACTGCATATCCACCTTTGAGCTTAATTACTGCCCCCAATGCCCAAAGCATGTGGATTTTGGCGATTGTTTTGGTGGGAACCTCCTCAATTTTGGGTTCCTTGAACTTCGTCGTCACCATTTGGAAGATGAAAGTCCCCAGTATGAAATGGGATCAACTACCGTTGTTTTGTTGGGCGATTTTAGCCACTTCCATACTTGCCCTCGTTTCGACACCCGTCTTAGCCGCTGGCTTAGTATTATTACTATTTGATATCAACTTCGGCACATCCTTCTTCAAACCAGAAAACGGTGGAAACGTCGTCCTTTACCAACATTTATTCTGGTTTTACTCCCACCCAGCCGTGTACTTGATGATACTTCCCATCTTCGGTATCATGTCAGAAGTTATCCCAGTACATGCGAGAAAACCCATTTTCGGCTACAAAGCGATCGCTTACTCCAGTTTAGCCATCTGCGTCGTGGGTTTATTCGTCTGGGTTCACCACATGTTTGCCAGTGGTACCCCCGGTTGGATGCGGATGTTCTTCACCATCTCCACCTTAATTGTTGCCGTCCCCACAGGTGTAAAAATCTTCGGTTGGGTAGCAACCCTGTGGGGTGGTAAAATCCGCTTCACCACCACCATGCTATTTGCCCTCGGTTTACTCTCCATGTTCGTCATGGGGGGATTAAGCGGAGTCACAATGGGAACTGCCCCCTTTGATATTCACGTTCACGATACCTACTACGTCGTTGCCCACTTCCACTATGTACTTTTTGGCGGTTCCGTCTTCGGTATCTACTCTGGTATTTACCACTGGTTCCCCAAAATGACCGGAAGAATGATGAACGAAAAACTCGGTCGTCTCCACTTTATTCTTACCCTCATCGGCACCAACCTGACATTCCTACCCATGCACGAACTGGGACTTCAAGGAATGCCCCGTCGCGTTGCCATGTATGACCCCCAATTCATCACCTTGAACCAAATTTGTACAGTTGGTTCCATCATCCTCGGCATCTCAGTTATACCTTTTGCCATCAACGCCATTTACAGTTGGACAAAAGGCAAACTAGCCGGAGATAACCCTTGGGATGCCCTCACCTTAGAATGGACAACCGCATCACCCCCAATTATTGAGAACTGGGAAGAACTCCCCGTAGTTACCCACGGACCTTACGAATACGGCATGTTATACGATGCCCATCAAGCCGAATTACGATTGAATCAGTAATCAGTTAATAGTGGACAGTTATCAGTGAACAGAACTAAACAAAGCCTCCGTTCTAACTGATAACTGTTTAACAATTAGATTCTCACAAAGAAAATATGACAGTAGCAACAACAAATACATCCCACCACGAGGAACACCCTGACCTCCGAGTCTTGGGGCTATTAACCTTCCTCATGTCCGAATCCTTGATGTTTGGTGGATTCTTCGCCGCTTACCTCTTCTACAAAGGAACCACCGTCACCTTTCCCCCCACAGGAACCGAAGTCGAATTATACCTACCCACCATCAACACCATCATCCTCGTCTCCAGTAGCTTCGTCATCCATTTAGGAGATGTTGCCATCAAAAAAAATAGCGTTTGGGGCATGAGATTTTGGTACTTCCTCACAGCCGTCATGGGGATAGTATTCCTGGGTGGACAAGTATACGAATATATGCACCTGGGATATGGCTTAACAACCAATTTGTTCGCTAACTGCTTCTACTTGATGACAGGATTCCACGGCTTACACGTCTTCATCGGCATATTATTAATACTTGGAGTCTTATGGCGATCGCGTCGTACAGGACACTATAGTTCCAGCGCTCATACTGGTATCGAAATGGCAGAAATATACTGGCACTTCGTCGATATCATCTGGATTATTTTGTTCACCCTCCTGTACATCCTCAGCAAATTTTAAGAACACAGGGAGCGCAGCAAAGGAGCAGAGGGCAGGGAGCAGGGAGACAAGGGGAAA includes:
- a CDS encoding transposase, with protein sequence MKNKQKYCIYIIDYFKSKPIELPKITILVDNGYHPDKLTQALEQIYPQIMTKIQFELSPKPSKAEKEANGKSGFVPVAARWVIERSNAWVERCKSLVKNFDRTLARANAKLKLYFIRLMLRRLANS
- a CDS encoding DUF5615 family PIN-like protein — translated: MKLVFDENLSPKLSTPLSDIFPGSLDVRDVGMKATMC
- a CDS encoding S8 family peptidase, whose product is MTLDNTGDNFSVSKTLNYTNLSLNDNFNINPGYSLRYTSRSSHHSDISTQQYSSKTGYGGVNAAAAVAKAAGKDTFADTPNLGGDYWGVDTVKAPEAWANGYTGQGVIVAVLDTGVDHNHEDLKNNIWKNTKEIENNGVDDDGNGYVDDIYGWNFDSNNNNTLDKDGHGTHVSGTIAAEKNNKGLTGIAYDAKIMSVKVLDDEGSGSYDSIAGGIRYAVDNGAKVINMSLGGGASSKTLELAIEYASARGVIVVMAAGNSGGSSPINPASYANKYGVAVGAVDRDGSLANFSNRAGSNQLTYVTAPGVSIYSTLPNNNYASYSGTSMAAPHVAGVVALMLSANPNLSDGQVRQILAETSVSSSESNNPGFDFDDIFSGFNGYNFPFSNFGNETQQGYFGEKYTSGFGNENLKSSSSNWVVNSQLSRIQDENVSKTDTVSFDPNHNGSTSPSNGVSVVTPRLAPYWNQESGSSDYNIISMTNAADPLDPKEFMRRYEEAMAPYQDMFRFFNYSGS
- a CDS encoding heme-copper oxidase subunit III; its protein translation is MTVATTNTSHHEEHPDLRVLGLLTFLMSESLMFGGFFAAYLFYKGTTVTFPPTGTEVELYLPTINTIILVSSSFVIHLGDVAIKKNSVWGMRFWYFLTAVMGIVFLGGQVYEYMHLGYGLTTNLFANCFYLMTGFHGLHVFIGILLILGVLWRSRRTGHYSSSAHTGIEMAEIYWHFVDIIWIILFTLLYILSKF